Proteins encoded within one genomic window of Bacteroides sedimenti:
- a CDS encoding leucine-rich repeat protein, with protein MGKFTSLKRILAAICILSSWGMNAQIVEDTVNVTPGSLATILDIQKDLITDLTLTGSMNATDVGTLRSMAKLTSANLAEVNIVEGGSFFISASGIGNCFSKNNALPDNFFYNMANIKSVVIPKSVTSIGQQAFYFCTGLTSVIIPNGVDSIRENAFAFCYSLPAVTIPESIKWIGPDAFRLCNSLNSLVIPDNAPTEIGGRAFGECARLKSVVIGNGATSIGTQVFMDCPELTSVTIGNNVPSIEVYAFKGCIKLDTVSIGSGVKFIGIRAFEGCVNLSSITIPDNVLAFHPGAFNGCTGLTTVSIGSGLNDFGLSTFLGCTALTGFSVSEENTAYNSLNGVLYNKEQNTLIAYPNAKGATYQIPNGVTTINEYAFDGCTGIVSLNASSSSLTSVGRSAFNNCTKLTSLTIGTGVTSIGSFAFSGCIALKEVTIPDKVVSMGEQAFKGCAALNKVIIGKSLSSVDNWLFDGCGALLDIQLKSAIPPAVYEYSFPLVDKQVCKLYVPRGSLAAYQAATIWKDFTNILEKDIADANTLVLDHFDQATTGEAVGTINYTDGLEGLGKAVDFSAGSSYIIYPVNKYMVNAGTVEMWVNLKELNKGLLTINLSKRYTAPSGGYVFHLGIDAAGKVNLSGWSTIVNNAFQSNKTLKLNTWTHIAVSWGDSTKIYINGIPDVVSPLPFRPAVDGGYAYVPYWGNSFGYMDDLHISNVKRTDAEIASRVEGFTGLNTSVMPQNVDGVTVFVHAGAIVVNDAVPGSTVAIYSPSGMLMSKITANSKSIIIKMATKQLYLVKIGSRTFKVVL; from the coding sequence ATGGGAAAATTTACTTCTTTAAAGAGGATATTAGCTGCAATATGCATCTTATCAAGTTGGGGGATGAATGCGCAGATAGTTGAGGATACAGTCAATGTTACCCCGGGAAGCCTGGCTACAATCCTCGACATACAAAAGGATCTGATTACGGATTTGACACTTACAGGAAGTATGAACGCAACTGATGTAGGCACATTACGCAGCATGGCAAAGCTAACCTCTGCAAATCTTGCAGAGGTTAACATCGTAGAGGGCGGAAGCTTTTTTATCAGTGCCAGTGGAATCGGCAATTGTTTTTCAAAAAACAATGCGTTGCCCGACAACTTTTTTTATAACATGGCAAACATAAAATCGGTAGTCATTCCCAAAAGCGTGACTTCTATCGGTCAGCAGGCCTTCTATTTCTGTACCGGACTAACCAGTGTAATAATTCCTAACGGGGTGGACTCAATTCGTGAAAATGCTTTCGCTTTCTGCTACTCACTACCAGCTGTAACCATTCCTGAAAGTATTAAATGGATAGGCCCAGATGCATTCAGATTATGCAATTCACTCAATTCACTGGTAATTCCAGATAATGCCCCAACCGAAATAGGTGGAAGAGCTTTCGGAGAATGTGCAAGACTGAAGTCGGTTGTAATAGGTAACGGAGCAACATCTATCGGAACACAGGTTTTTATGGATTGTCCTGAGCTGACCAGCGTGACGATTGGTAACAATGTACCATCGATAGAGGTATATGCATTTAAAGGTTGCATAAAACTTGATACTGTATCAATTGGAAGCGGGGTAAAATTTATAGGAATCAGAGCCTTTGAAGGATGTGTAAATTTATCTTCGATCACAATCCCGGATAATGTACTTGCGTTTCATCCCGGGGCTTTTAACGGCTGTACAGGGTTAACAACTGTCTCAATCGGGTCAGGGCTCAACGACTTCGGACTATCAACCTTTTTAGGATGCACAGCACTAACGGGTTTTAGTGTATCAGAAGAAAACACTGCATACAATTCCTTGAACGGAGTGCTTTACAACAAAGAACAAAACACACTGATTGCATACCCTAATGCCAAGGGGGCAACCTACCAAATCCCCAACGGTGTTACCACCATTAACGAATATGCTTTTGACGGGTGCACAGGAATTGTTTCTCTCAACGCTTCTTCAAGTTCTCTCACCTCTGTGGGGCGCAGTGCATTTAACAACTGCACAAAACTTACATCTCTTACAATAGGAACTGGCGTAACCAGTATTGGCAGCTTTGCCTTTTCAGGGTGCATTGCACTAAAAGAAGTGACAATTCCCGATAAAGTGGTGTCAATGGGCGAACAGGCTTTTAAGGGTTGCGCGGCACTTAACAAAGTAATAATTGGAAAATCACTTTCGTCAGTAGACAATTGGCTGTTTGACGGCTGTGGCGCTCTGCTGGATATTCAACTAAAATCTGCTATTCCGCCAGCCGTTTACGAATACTCATTCCCACTGGTAGATAAACAGGTGTGTAAACTGTATGTACCCAGAGGGTCACTCGCAGCTTATCAGGCTGCCACAATCTGGAAAGATTTCACAAACATACTCGAAAAAGATATTGCAGATGCTAACACTCTTGTGCTTGACCACTTTGATCAAGCAACAACAGGTGAGGCCGTGGGTACCATCAACTACACTGACGGATTGGAGGGGCTGGGTAAAGCCGTCGATTTCTCAGCAGGCAGCAGTTACATTATCTACCCTGTAAACAAATACATGGTCAACGCTGGAACAGTTGAAATGTGGGTAAACCTGAAAGAGCTTAACAAAGGTTTACTGACTATCAACTTAAGTAAAAGATACACAGCTCCTTCGGGAGGATATGTATTCCACCTTGGGATAGATGCCGCCGGAAAAGTAAATCTTAGTGGTTGGAGTACAATCGTAAACAACGCTTTTCAGAGTAACAAAACCCTGAAGCTGAACACGTGGACGCACATTGCTGTAAGCTGGGGCGATTCTACCAAAATATACATTAACGGTATACCGGATGTGGTCTCTCCACTCCCATTCCGACCAGCAGTTGACGGTGGTTATGCTTATGTTCCTTATTGGGGAAACAGTTTCGGATATATGGACGATCTGCACATTTCGAACGTGAAACGCACCGATGCAGAGATTGCTTCCAGGGTTGAAGGATTTACTGGTTTGAATACGTCTGTAATGCCACAAAATGTTGACGGTGTAACTGTATTTGTTCATGCCGGAGCTATTGTAGTTAATGATGCAGTACCAGGAAGTACGGTAGCTATTTACTCGCCTTCGGGAATGTTGATGAGCAAGATCACAGCCAACAGCAAGAGCATAATTATAAAAATGGCAACAAAACAGCTATACCTTGTAAAAATTGGCAGTCGCACATTCAAGGTGGTCTTATAA
- a CDS encoding tetratricopeptide repeat protein, with translation MKTPHQITLNLRHEPFSMMIFSAVFLIVLLGTCKLFAQEDQTRQLISNEQQQRLDLMKAKGIDASLTIFPVGINGFPGDDIAIIIGVLLEEKGLKCIELSKAKFSPSSQSNLQTLADSLGKFVKAHPIPTEYALYSEMILDMQKRAFTELREIVVDKTGAIVWTEKLDSTDVAFRHVADPDPMGYSILLSERLGMRLGLTAETTTNAKPGKLSAIFRDRFGMPTEKETAEMPKLEKIMKANFKKSKLMVYPLRINGELNRQGAAQLIKMINGAELCKAIPSKDTLSLKLRTREQNEMKILWNMAVEFRDHIKANPQNADYLLFADYVFNPQVWKQGYVHFVVCDRNGEWVIADLQNSGQAEFQNVKPVSIEGCNNLLYAHLEHYLKASVAEAIREEIHNSGIEAANAKFKQLRVKRTEYYLSEAEMNALGYEYLSSKKNEEAIAIFKMNVEAFPMSFNAYDSLGEAYATAGEKELAIRNYEKSIQLNPNNQNGVDALKKLKMK, from the coding sequence ATGAAAACTCCACATCAAATTACACTGAATCTTCGTCATGAACCTTTTTCTATGATGATATTTTCGGCTGTATTTCTCATTGTTTTGCTTGGTACTTGTAAGTTGTTTGCGCAAGAGGACCAAACGAGGCAACTCATATCGAATGAACAGCAGCAAAGACTTGACCTGATGAAAGCAAAAGGTATTGATGCCTCATTGACTATTTTCCCGGTTGGAATAAATGGCTTCCCGGGAGATGATATCGCTATTATTATTGGAGTTCTGCTAGAAGAAAAGGGACTGAAGTGTATTGAATTGAGCAAAGCAAAATTCTCGCCATCATCCCAAAGCAACCTTCAAACTTTGGCCGACTCGCTAGGAAAATTCGTAAAAGCACATCCTATCCCGACAGAATATGCATTGTATTCTGAAATGATTTTGGATATGCAAAAACGTGCTTTTACTGAACTTCGTGAAATTGTAGTAGATAAGACCGGCGCAATAGTGTGGACAGAGAAGCTGGATTCAACTGATGTCGCCTTTAGGCATGTCGCTGATCCAGATCCGATGGGATATTCCATACTGCTGTCGGAGCGACTTGGTATGAGATTGGGCCTCACAGCCGAAACTACCACAAATGCCAAACCGGGTAAATTGTCTGCAATATTTAGAGACAGGTTTGGGATGCCTACTGAAAAGGAAACTGCTGAGATGCCGAAACTGGAGAAAATAATGAAAGCGAATTTCAAAAAGTCGAAACTGATGGTTTATCCACTTCGTATCAACGGCGAATTGAACAGACAGGGTGCAGCACAACTTATTAAAATGATCAACGGTGCAGAGCTTTGCAAGGCTATACCCTCCAAAGATACCCTATCGCTGAAATTAAGGACACGAGAGCAGAATGAAATGAAGATATTGTGGAACATGGCAGTCGAATTCAGAGATCATATTAAAGCGAATCCCCAGAATGCAGATTACTTGCTTTTTGCAGATTACGTATTTAATCCACAAGTCTGGAAACAGGGGTATGTTCATTTTGTGGTTTGTGACCGTAATGGAGAATGGGTAATTGCCGACCTGCAAAACTCCGGCCAAGCTGAATTCCAGAATGTAAAACCTGTGTCTATAGAAGGTTGCAACAACCTTTTGTACGCACACCTTGAGCATTATCTGAAAGCATCTGTTGCAGAAGCAATTCGGGAAGAGATTCACAACTCGGGAATTGAAGCGGCCAATGCAAAATTCAAACAATTACGTGTTAAAAGGACTGAATATTACTTGTCGGAGGCAGAAATGAATGCTTTAGGATATGAATACCTCTCTTCGAAAAAAAACGAAGAAGCTATCGCAATTTTCAAAATGAATGTAGAGGCATTCCCCATGTCATTCAATGCCTACGACAGCTTGGGTGAAGCATACGCTACGGCAGGAGAAAAGGAACTGGCAATCAGGAATTATGAAAAATCTATTCAGCTAAATCCGAACAATCAAAATGGGGTCGATGCCCTGAAAAAGTTGAAGATGAAATAA
- a CDS encoding ester cyclase has protein sequence MKKSNLVKVLLGLTLSLIFLCGCNQKKDVVDFKQLGDKMLKAFNAHDASALTEFYADDAVLFDVKGEELARGKAAIEKYYTAYFRAFPDLKMEFVQIIAAGDQVCYEFINRGTFTGPFAGPQGDIQPTGLKSVIKGAFLAKLTPAGLIKEDRSYYDELSWMKQLGLIKQNEEK, from the coding sequence ATGAAAAAGTCCAATCTTGTTAAGGTTTTATTGGGTTTAACCCTCAGTTTAATTTTTTTATGTGGTTGTAATCAGAAGAAAGATGTGGTTGATTTTAAACAGTTAGGCGATAAGATGCTGAAGGCGTTTAATGCTCATGACGCTTCTGCCTTAACTGAATTTTATGCCGATGATGCCGTTTTATTCGATGTGAAAGGAGAAGAGCTGGCTCGTGGAAAGGCGGCGATAGAAAAATATTATACCGCATATTTTCGTGCATTCCCCGATCTGAAAATGGAATTTGTGCAAATTATCGCTGCTGGCGATCAGGTTTGTTATGAGTTTATTAACCGGGGAACTTTTACCGGACCTTTTGCCGGACCACAGGGTGATATTCAGCCAACTGGTCTCAAGAGCGTAATCAAAGGGGCATTCCTGGCTAAATTAACTCCGGCAGGATTAATAAAAGAAGACCGGAGTTATTACGATGAACTCAGCTGGATGAAGCAGCTCGGTTTAATTAAACAAAATGAAGAAAAATGA
- a CDS encoding nuclear transport factor 2 family protein produces MKKILIPFLLIAFLFCGCQKKTTPTEMAGAKKSISEMLDRSFQAFMDKKLDSISVLLADSGLFCGTDPGELWNKKAICDEYAKVFADTSIKSQMPKPDKREILVQKDGKSAIVIEQLKGLSFCPNVPLRWVYYVVKEKEGWKINFSSIALIPYNKDLPMINKAVEQQK; encoded by the coding sequence ATGAAAAAGATTCTCATTCCCTTTCTTCTGATAGCCTTTTTATTTTGTGGTTGTCAGAAGAAAACCACTCCGACCGAAATGGCTGGAGCGAAAAAATCAATCTCAGAAATGCTTGATAGATCTTTTCAGGCCTTTATGGATAAAAAGTTGGATAGTATATCGGTCCTTTTGGCCGATAGTGGACTTTTCTGTGGAACAGATCCCGGCGAATTGTGGAACAAGAAGGCTATATGTGACGAGTATGCTAAGGTATTTGCCGATACATCGATTAAGTCTCAAATGCCAAAGCCTGATAAACGAGAGATTCTGGTTCAGAAAGATGGAAAATCTGCAATTGTTATTGAACAGTTGAAAGGATTATCGTTTTGTCCTAATGTTCCGCTTCGATGGGTTTATTATGTTGTAAAGGAGAAGGAGGGTTGGAAAATAAACTTTTCCAGTATCGCTTTGATTCCTTATAACAAGGACCTTCCCATGATTAATAAGGCTGTTGAACAGCAGAAATAA
- a CDS encoding Mut7-C RNAse domain-containing protein, which produces MENSATFRFYEELNDFLPREKRKITFEYLFNGGPSIKDAIEANGIPHVEVDLILVNGRSVGFDYTLKGGDCVSVYPIFEFLDITSVCLLRESPLREMKFILDTHLGKLAKYLRLTGFDTIYRNDYEDKEIIRISLAEHRVILTRDIGMLKVKSVIYGYFVRSQIPREQILELLKHFDLYRLIKPFSRCIKCNGKLTEVEKEEIVDQLEPLTKKYFNRFFRCTGCQSIFWEGSHLNRMKELISEIEKRKESKNQGIG; this is translated from the coding sequence ATGGAGAATAGTGCCACATTTCGTTTCTATGAAGAGCTCAATGATTTTCTTCCTCGGGAGAAAAGGAAGATTACTTTTGAATACCTGTTCAACGGTGGTCCATCCATAAAAGATGCCATTGAAGCAAATGGAATACCGCACGTGGAAGTCGACCTGATTCTGGTTAACGGTCGGTCGGTTGGATTCGACTATACCCTAAAAGGGGGAGACTGTGTTTCTGTATATCCTATTTTTGAATTTCTGGATATCACCTCCGTCTGTCTTCTCAGAGAAAGTCCGCTCCGGGAGATGAAGTTTATCCTAGACACCCACTTGGGTAAGCTGGCCAAGTATCTCCGACTGACAGGATTCGACACCATTTACCGGAACGATTATGAAGACAAGGAGATAATCCGGATATCCCTGGCAGAACACCGCGTTATTTTGACTCGCGATATTGGTATGCTGAAAGTGAAATCGGTAATCTATGGCTATTTCGTCAGAAGCCAAATACCCAGGGAACAGATATTGGAATTGCTGAAACATTTTGATTTGTACCGACTGATTAAACCTTTCAGCCGCTGCATCAAGTGCAACGGGAAACTGACGGAGGTAGAAAAGGAGGAGATTGTGGATCAGCTGGAGCCACTCACCAAAAAGTATTTCAACCGGTTTTTCAGATGTACCGGTTGCCAAAGCATTTTCTGGGAAGGATCTCATTTAAACCGTATGAAGGAACTAATCAGCGAGATAGAGAAACGGAAAGAAAGCAAGAATCAGGGAATCGGATAA
- a CDS encoding polysaccharide deacetylase family protein, with the protein MNRLLFIIYSLLIAAVVAGCTRTSNAEEADRDCSGKQITKAVEKSVINNPRNTNARIFALPQIPVLCYHRITYSMKSEYAVTPATFEAQIKMLADSGYHSILPEQLYNYLVYNKTLPEKPVLITFDDSRAEHFNIAAPVLQKYGFRGIFFIMTITYNKKNYMTKGQIAELTKMGHVIGLHSWDHVMVTKYNEDDWVKELVNPKKELERIIGMPVEYWAYPNGVYNRKAAERLSHDFKLSFILTTPRDSLYPLQTVRRMIVPKISAKTLLISMHKVFRREK; encoded by the coding sequence ATGAACAGACTCCTTTTTATTATATATTCGCTTTTAATCGCTGCAGTGGTTGCTGGTTGCACCCGAACTTCAAACGCAGAAGAAGCAGATCGTGATTGCTCTGGAAAACAAATCACGAAGGCAGTTGAAAAGAGTGTAATAAACAACCCAAGAAACACCAATGCCCGGATATTTGCTCTCCCGCAGATACCGGTATTATGCTATCACCGCATTACATATAGTATGAAGAGTGAGTATGCGGTTACCCCTGCTACGTTCGAGGCGCAGATCAAGATGCTTGCAGATAGCGGATATCACTCAATACTGCCTGAGCAATTGTACAATTATCTGGTTTATAATAAAACCTTGCCAGAGAAACCTGTTCTGATTACTTTTGATGATTCGCGGGCCGAGCATTTCAATATTGCTGCTCCTGTTTTGCAAAAGTATGGATTCAGAGGAATATTCTTTATTATGACCATTACCTACAACAAGAAGAATTACATGACGAAGGGGCAGATTGCAGAACTGACAAAGATGGGTCATGTAATTGGGTTGCATAGCTGGGACCATGTAATGGTTACAAAATACAATGAGGACGACTGGGTGAAAGAACTTGTTAATCCCAAAAAGGAGCTGGAAAGGATTATCGGAATGCCTGTTGAATACTGGGCTTACCCGAACGGAGTTTATAATCGGAAGGCGGCTGAGAGGTTGAGTCACGATTTTAAATTGTCGTTTATACTGACCACGCCGCGCGATTCGCTCTATCCGCTTCAGACAGTGAGGCGTATGATTGTTCCGAAAATCTCGGCGAAAACTCTTTTGATCTCTATGCACAAGGTTTTCAGAAGAGAAAAATGA
- a CDS encoding RtcB family protein — translation MKKIRNCIGNETFIFAETIEPEAFEQIKKLCDYEPYQKARIRVMPDVHVGKGCTIGMTMVVTDKITPNLVGVDIGCGVLTVKLANREIDFEKLDRVIRSKIPNGSDVHEKPRKEFDFTRLRCRNSVDLAKAQLSIGTLGGGNHFIEVGQSQQSGDNYLIIHSGSRKLGGEVCRYYQEKAYRNLFEDTGVKEAIIEHLKSKGRKREIEAELKRHKMPLVDKELAFLTGSDFNDYMNDMAIVQRFASLNRKTMAEIILEEMGLTESRHFETVHNYIDFKRMILRKGAVSAEKGELLLIPINMCDGSLLCRGKGNEEWNYSAPHGAGRLMSRSKAKETISMDEYISLMKDVYSTCVVRRTLDEAPQAYKSIDEIRSVIVDTVEILTVIKPLYNFKAH, via the coding sequence ATGAAAAAGATAAGAAATTGCATTGGAAATGAAACGTTTATATTTGCTGAAACGATTGAACCCGAAGCGTTTGAGCAGATAAAGAAACTGTGCGATTATGAGCCTTATCAGAAAGCTCGAATTCGTGTTATGCCCGATGTGCATGTGGGCAAAGGCTGTACTATTGGAATGACCATGGTGGTCACCGATAAAATTACCCCGAACCTGGTGGGGGTTGATATTGGCTGCGGGGTGCTTACTGTTAAGTTGGCGAATAGGGAGATAGACTTTGAGAAACTCGACAGGGTGATTCGATCAAAGATTCCCAATGGGTCGGATGTGCACGAAAAGCCAAGAAAAGAGTTCGACTTTACCCGGCTCAGATGCAGGAATTCTGTCGACCTGGCTAAAGCGCAGCTGTCAATAGGTACGTTGGGCGGAGGAAATCATTTTATAGAGGTAGGCCAGTCGCAACAATCGGGTGATAATTACCTGATTATCCATTCGGGAAGTCGGAAGCTGGGAGGGGAGGTTTGTCGTTATTATCAGGAGAAGGCGTATCGTAATCTATTCGAAGATACAGGCGTGAAGGAGGCTATCATAGAGCACTTGAAATCAAAAGGAAGAAAACGGGAAATCGAGGCTGAACTGAAAAGACACAAGATGCCGCTTGTTGATAAGGAACTGGCCTTCCTTACCGGCAGCGACTTTAATGATTATATGAACGATATGGCTATTGTACAGCGATTTGCCTCATTAAACCGCAAAACGATGGCCGAAATAATTCTGGAAGAAATGGGGCTCACTGAATCGCGACATTTTGAAACGGTGCACAATTACATCGACTTCAAACGAATGATTCTGAGAAAAGGGGCTGTCAGTGCCGAAAAGGGTGAACTGCTGCTGATTCCCATCAATATGTGCGATGGCTCATTGCTTTGCCGGGGCAAAGGGAATGAGGAGTGGAACTACTCGGCGCCTCACGGAGCAGGACGGCTGATGAGCCGCAGTAAAGCGAAGGAAACCATTAGTATGGACGAATATATCTCCCTGATGAAGGATGTGTACTCCACCTGCGTGGTTCGAAGAACCCTTGATGAGGCTCCCCAAGCTTACAAATCAATCGACGAAATTAGATCGGTTATTGTTGATACAGTCGAGATTCTCACGGTAATAAAACCCCTCTATAACTTTAAAGCGCACTGA
- the purH gene encoding bifunctional phosphoribosylaminoimidazolecarboxamide formyltransferase/IMP cyclohydrolase, which translates to MSETKKIKTALVSVYHKEGLDELITKLHEEGVEFLSTGGTRQFIESLGFPCKAVEDLTTYPSILGGRVKTLHPKVFGGILCRRDNEQDIQQIEKYEIPEIDLVIVDLYPFEATVASGAGEAAIVEKIDIGGISLIRAAAKNFKDVVIVASQAQYKPLADMLMEHGATSSIEERRWFAKEAFAVSSHYDSAIFNYFDGEDGSAFRCSVNEQKPLRYGENPHQKGVFFGNLDAIFDQIHGKEISYNNLLDINAAVELIDEFEELTFAVLKHNNACGIASRSTVAEAWTDALAADPVSAFGGVLITNAVVDKAAAEEINKIFFEIIIAPDYDVDALEILTQKKNRIVLVRKEAKFPKKQFRSLLNGVLVQDKDLNIETPADLKVVTDKAPTEQEIQDMLFANKIVKNSKSNAIVLAKGKQLLASGIGQTSRVDALKQAIEKAKSFGFSLEGAVMASDAFFPFPDCVEIAHNEGVTAVIQPGGSIKDQLSFDYCNENGVAMVTTGIRHFKH; encoded by the coding sequence ATGTCTGAAACTAAAAAAATTAAAACCGCTCTAGTGTCGGTTTATCATAAAGAAGGACTGGATGAATTAATCACCAAACTTCATGAGGAAGGAGTAGAGTTCCTGTCTACAGGAGGAACACGTCAATTTATTGAATCTTTGGGTTTTCCGTGTAAAGCTGTAGAAGATCTCACTACATATCCATCTATTCTGGGTGGGCGCGTTAAAACACTTCATCCAAAGGTATTTGGTGGCATTCTTTGCCGTAGAGATAATGAGCAGGATATTCAGCAGATCGAAAAATATGAAATTCCGGAAATAGACCTGGTTATTGTAGATCTTTATCCTTTCGAAGCAACTGTTGCTTCGGGTGCCGGAGAGGCTGCGATTGTAGAAAAAATTGATATAGGTGGAATTTCATTGATTCGTGCAGCTGCCAAGAATTTTAAAGATGTGGTTATTGTGGCTTCTCAGGCACAATATAAACCGTTGGCCGATATGCTGATGGAACATGGAGCTACAAGCTCTATCGAAGAACGTCGTTGGTTTGCAAAAGAGGCATTTGCCGTTTCTTCACATTATGACTCTGCTATCTTCAACTATTTCGATGGGGAAGATGGCTCAGCTTTCCGTTGCTCTGTGAACGAACAAAAGCCACTCAGATATGGAGAGAACCCTCATCAGAAAGGCGTATTCTTCGGAAATCTCGATGCAATCTTTGATCAGATTCACGGAAAGGAAATTTCATACAACAATTTACTGGATATAAATGCTGCGGTTGAACTAATCGATGAATTCGAAGAACTGACATTTGCAGTACTGAAACATAATAACGCTTGTGGCATAGCTTCCCGCTCGACAGTTGCTGAAGCTTGGACTGATGCTTTGGCTGCCGATCCTGTCTCTGCTTTTGGTGGCGTGCTCATCACTAATGCAGTAGTTGATAAAGCTGCTGCTGAAGAAATCAATAAAATCTTCTTCGAAATCATTATCGCTCCTGATTATGACGTAGATGCACTCGAAATTCTGACCCAGAAGAAAAATCGTATCGTTCTGGTTCGTAAAGAAGCAAAATTCCCGAAGAAGCAATTTCGCTCTCTGTTAAACGGAGTTCTGGTACAAGATAAAGATTTAAATATAGAAACTCCAGCCGATCTGAAGGTGGTAACTGATAAAGCTCCAACAGAACAAGAGATTCAGGATATGCTGTTTGCAAACAAGATTGTGAAGAACAGCAAGTCGAATGCAATTGTACTGGCAAAAGGAAAGCAACTTTTGGCTAGTGGTATTGGTCAAACATCGCGTGTCGATGCATTGAAACAAGCCATCGAAAAAGCTAAATCGTTTGGCTTCTCGCTTGAAGGTGCTGTTATGGCAAGTGATGCATTCTTTCCGTTCCCCGACTGTGTGGAGATTGCCCACAATGAAGGAGTTACTGCTGTGATACAGCCGGGAGGATCTATTAAGGATCAGCTTTCTTTTGATTATTGCAATGAGAATGGTGTAGCAATGGTTACTACCGGAATCAGACATTTTAAACATTAA
- a CDS encoding rod shape-determining protein, protein MGLFSFTQEIAMDLGTANTIIITNGKIVVDEPSVVALDRRTDKMIAVGEKARQMHGKTHENIRTIRPLRDGVIADFYACEQMMRGMIKMMNTHKRFFSPSLRMVICVPSGSTEVELRAVRDSAEHAGGRDVYLIFEPMAAAIGIGIDVEAPEGNMIVDIGGGSTEIAVISLGGIVSNKSIRIAGDDLTSDIQEYMGRQHNLKIGERTAEQIKIHVGAALTELDDAPEDYIVHGPNRMTALPMEVPVCYQEVAHCLEKSIAKMETAILSALEQTPPELYADIVHNGIYLAGGGALLRGLDKRLTDKINIPFHIAEDPLHAVAKGTGIALKNVDKFSFLMR, encoded by the coding sequence ATGGGATTATTTTCTTTCACACAAGAAATAGCGATGGACTTGGGAACTGCCAATACCATCATCATCACGAACGGGAAAATAGTAGTCGATGAACCTTCTGTTGTTGCGCTGGACAGACGTACAGACAAGATGATTGCTGTAGGTGAAAAAGCTAGGCAGATGCATGGGAAGACTCACGAGAATATAAGAACAATCCGCCCTCTGCGCGATGGCGTGATTGCAGACTTCTACGCATGCGAGCAAATGATGCGTGGCATGATCAAAATGATGAATACGCACAAGCGCTTCTTCTCACCTTCCCTGAGAATGGTAATATGTGTACCTTCAGGAAGTACGGAAGTGGAATTGCGTGCGGTACGCGACTCTGCCGAACATGCTGGAGGACGTGATGTATATTTGATTTTTGAACCAATGGCCGCAGCTATCGGTATCGGTATCGATGTAGAAGCTCCAGAAGGAAACATGATTGTGGATATAGGTGGTGGATCTACTGAAATTGCAGTTATCTCATTGGGAGGAATTGTTTCAAATAAATCCATCCGTATTGCCGGTGATGATCTGACTTCTGATATCCAGGAATACATGGGACGCCAGCACAACTTGAAGATTGGTGAACGCACAGCCGAACAAATCAAGATACATGTTGGAGCTGCATTGACTGAACTGGATGATGCTCCGGAAGATTACATCGTTCACGGACCAAACAGAATGACAGCGCTTCCAATGGAAGTACCGGTATGCTATCAGGAAGTTGCACACTGTCTGGAGAAATCAATCGCGAAGATGGAAACTGCAATTCTGAGTGCACTGGAACAAACTCCGCCGGAATTATATGCAGACATTGTTCACAACGGAATCTACCTTGCCGGAGGTGGGGCACTGCTGAGAGGACTCGACAAACGTTTGACAGACAAAATTAATATTCCTTTCCACATTGCAGAGGATCCACTTCACGCTGTGGCTAAGGGAACAGGTATAGCATTGAAGAATGTAGATAAATTCTCATTCTTGATGCGATAA